The DNA region CCACGAGTTCAAATCCAATTCATACCGAAGCTGCTGGCGATCCTGTGTGGGGGAGAGTTGTTTACAGTTGTCAGCCCATGGTCATGTTCATGGCCCAAAACATACAGGAAAAAGTTCCCACCTGAAGGTCTCGTGGCGGCAGCCCTGAGCTGTCCCCACCCAGATACCCTCTGTTCCTCTTCCGTTCGGGATCGGGATACATACGGCCAGTCATCGGGACAAGTGTGCTCGAGGCTCAAAAACACTTTTTCTCGCCGCTAGTCGCTCATGGTGTTGAGAAAGCGATAAAGATGAGGGACTGGGGCAGCAGACAGCAAGCATCTGTCCATGATAAAAACAGAAGCTTGGCTAACATGGTCGTTTCAAAATCGGGATGGCGTCCCAGGTGTGCCAATTACTACCAGGCTTCTTCTAGCCTCAGACATAAGGGGGTACGTATTCCATcaacccagcccaacccgGAGGAGTGTGGGTGGTGATTAATTACTGACTGAGTaggtggggaaggggaagctAAAGTGAACTGAGGCTTGGCCTCTTCCAGACCCCTGGACTCCTTCCGACCCCCAACTACAGCAACTGCAGAGGGAGAAAGGACTCTTCACCCCGCATGCTATGTAGGTGGCTTGACCAGGCTACAGTGTTGTTCAGAGGGATGGCCTATCTACAGGTTCGGCGCCCAATCTGGAAAGCCAGTTCTGCCGGTATTGTCGTTCGGTGTGAGGAGAGAACATGAGAAAgtgaggtggttgatggcatGTTGGGTGTGACAGCGGCATGTCTTTCGCCAAGCGATTTCGACAAGCGGGATGTGAACTTGGCACACATAAGGGATTGGCCTGCAAGCACACCAATGACATCTCTTAAACAGAGCTCGCAGTGCCCTTCGGAAGCCCCATTGGCTGAGTCAATTCAATGACACTGTGGGGCACCGGACTTCTCAGGATGCATAGCATGATGGTAGAGAACTGGTAGATTTATGGGTATTGTACTGTGTCTCAAGGCTCTACGTAAATTAGTTGACAAGGTCAAGTCATTGTTCAAGTTGCTCTTTCGCACTGTAGCCGTCGACACCTAGCGATAAATTCAGAGTATCGTCGTTACCTGACTTCGAACCTTGGGGCGTTGGTGCCGCGATAGGTGTTTCCAGGCGCCAAAaactggtgttgctgctgctgctgttgtggctgtgttgtgttgtgaatctggtgttgctgttgttgctgaggtggGAGTGGGTGCTGATACTGATGGTGAAGCTGGTGATatggttgtgtgtgttgttgccGAGGCTGTTGTTGCGGTCGTTGTTGCAGTTGTGGCAGTGGCTGTTGCTGACTGTTTTGCGGTTGGACAGCTTGCTGTTGAGCATCCCCTTGGAGCTGGAAAGGCGAGTCTTGTCGAAGAGGCGACACACCCATAGAACCAGACTCGCTGCTTGACTTGTCATCGGTTGCGGTGATGGGGCCAACACTCTGTTCATGCGCCTGTTCTTGACGTTGCTCATCGGCCTGCGTTTGCTGTTGAATCTCAAACGCGATGGAACGCCCCTCAGCTTCTCGCTCCTTCCTCGATTTGATGCGAGCACACCGGCCTATTCTTCTCATGGTCCCATAGGCCTTTTTGAGCTTTCTGCTGATGGTCGGGAGACTGACTTCGAGGCCAGTTGTTGTCTT from Podospora pseudoanserina strain CBS 124.78 chromosome 1, whole genome shotgun sequence includes:
- a CDS encoding hypothetical protein (EggNog:ENOG503PWVP), producing the protein MTGKRISDDHRAILTKLLQISKLTNHEIAWVMGVDERTVRRRRAEYIQTGQLAKHKDVSKNAEKFKEHHLEKLLAWHKDHPDALLDDMQLYLKTTTGLEVSLPTISRKLKKAYGTMRRIGRCARIKSRKEREAEGRSIAFEIQQQTQADEQRQEQAHEQSVGPITATDDKSSSESGSMGVSPLRQDSPFQLQGDAQQQAVQPQNSQQQPLPQLQQRPQQQPRQQHTQPYHQLHHQYQHPLPPQQQQQHQIHNTTQPQQQQQQHQFLAPGNTYRGTNAPRFEVR